The DNA region AACCAGATTTAAGCCACACGTTCGAACTTGACCACCAGCCTGTTGAGTGGACAAACGGCAAGAAGATCACCTTAGCGATTTTCCTATTAACAGTGACATTCTGGATTTTCAGCAAACCAATCAACGCTATGCTTGGCGGTTTTGCGAAGTTCGATACGCTGGTTGCAATTGGTGCCATTCTTTTACTTGGTGCATCTCGCGCTGTGGAGTGGAAAGACATTGAAAAGACAACTGACTGGGGTGTTTTAATCCTGTTTGGTGGTGGTATCTGTCTAAGTAACGTACTAAAAGCAACAGGTACAAGTGTCTTCTTGGCTAACGGTCTAGCAGGCTTCCTTGAGCAAGCTGGCGTCCTACTCACGATTCTATCTGTGGTTGCGTTCGTTGTTTTCCTAACCGAGTTTGCAAGTAACACCGCAAGTGCGGCGCTATTAGTGCCAGTATTTGCCACCATTGCAGAAGCGCTTGGTCTATCGCCAGTCATTCTATCAGCACTGATTGCAGTCGCGGCATCTTGTGCCTTCATGCTGCCAGTAGCAACGCCACCTAACGCGATTGTATTTGCGACGGGTCATATCAAACAGAAAGAGATGATGCGAATCGGTATGGTGCTCAATGTTGCATGTATCGGTGCACTCACGCTATTCGCTTGGTTGTTCTGGTAATGTTCAGATATATGATAAGAAAAGAGCAGCAAACGCTGCTCTGTCTTAGATAAAAGGTAGCACTACAGCCGCTGTTCTCGGTAATCATTCGAATACCAAAACACCCCTAGTTTTCTGTTCAGCGGTTTCCCTTTTGGTGGTCATTAGGCCACCTTTTTTCGTTTAGTCCGGAGTGTTTATTTCTGGTTGCTTTTGCATACCGTAATTGACTTCGATTCGGTTTCGGCCATTGCGCTTCGCCATGTATAACACTTCATCCGCACGCGCCATGGTTTCGGATACTCGCTCATTCTGCATTTGAGCAACACCAATACTGCAAGTTAGCGGTTCGCCATGAACCCAAAGATGTTTTTCTACATTTTGACGGACGATTTCTGCTTTCTTTACGGCTTGTTCAATATTGGTGTTTGGGCAAAACACGACAAACTCTTCTCCGCCCCAGCGAACCAATCGATCATCAGCGTGAATAGAGCTAGCAATAACCATCACAAACTCTCGCAAGATATCGTCCCCCATTTGATGACCGTACTTATCGTTCACGCGTTTAAATTTGTCTAAGTCCATGTAGAGAATTGAAAACGAATCACGCCCCCAACGAACTTGCCGAGCTTGTTGTTCTAACCAACTTTGTACCGCATGTCTGTTCATTGCCCCCGTTAAGGCATCCCGATGCGCCAGTTCTGCAAACTCATAATTTTGAGCGCGCAATGTGCTGTTCATTCGTTCCAAATGACGGTGACGCTTTTTCGCTCTGTCATAAGCCACTTTATTTTTTCGCAGTTCATTAAGTGAAAAAGCTAAGCCCAGCGCCATCCAAGAGAATAGCAATGCAAACAACAGCGTAGATTGCTTAATGTATGCCCCCTCAAACTCGATCTTATCAATCACAATTTTGTGCTTACCCAATCCAGCGCCAGCGCCAGTAGCAAGGTCGATTCGAGTGATGTTCGCAAACTCTGGTGCAGAATGCTCTATTGAAACGTTATTGTCATTCAACCACCATGTCATGACTTGAAGGTTCTCGATAGGGATTTCTATCACCTCAGTAAAGTTTGAAGGTGAAAACTGCATGCCATTGTATTTAATAGTGTATTCGTCATCAGGCTTAGAGTACGCCGAATTGTAGTTTCTTAAGTACAAGCGCAATTCTTTGCTTTGGTTTTTACCATCACCCGCTTGCTCGTAACGTAACTTCAAACGGATGGTGTGATAACTCGATAAATCGAGGCCTTTTGTCGCTTCAAGCACGTCGGTATAGACTGAGATTCCGCAATATGGCCAAGCGTATTTGCTCTTTTTTAAGTCGCAATCTAAAACCAGGCTTTGATCTTCGTAACTGATTTTTGAATCACTCAAACCACCAGCACTAGCATCTGTCGTGGCATAAATATCAAATTGGTCTGGAGTGACGACAAGTTTACGTGTGTCACCTAATAAGCTATAAAGCGCGACCAAGCTGATGGTGCATATTGACAATGCAAAAATTAATTTATGTATCCACTTCATGGCGACTGGCCTGTTTACTGACAGTTGTTCGGTTTATATCATGTAATGTACTGAAAGATTTTTTACACTTCAAACAAAGTTATTTATCAAGTTAAAAAGTGACTTTAAATCCGAATTCTTAACGTCAATACATAGTACATACAAAGCAATAGTGATCCTGCTTCAGGATTGTAGAAATATTCTCACTCAACAATATTTGCGAAGCACTTCACATACTCCGTTCCCCTTGTGTTTAAAAAGCCATCAAACAGAAAGCGAAAGCCAACACGTATTCGCTTTCTCCTGCATCTGAACGTCTGTTCGGTATATACTGTGCAAAAACACAATAATGAGTAATGTCATGTCAATAATTGCTAAAGGCACGCTAAACAAAATGCGTGCGTCTCTTGATGGTGCCGTAAGCTACCGTCTCCCTGTTGGCGAAGAAGAAATAGACTTAAGCCCGTTTCTTGGCCAAGCCCTTACCTTGACCCATACTGGCAATATTTTTTGTAGTTCATGTGGAAAGAAAACGAAGAAAAGCTATTCGCAAGGTCACTGCTTTGTCTGTATGAAAAAACTGGCAAGTTGCGATATGTGCATCATGAAGCCAGAGACTTGCCACTATGAGCAAGGCACCTGCCGAGAGCCACAATGGGGTGAAGAAAACTGCATGGTGGATCACTTCGTTTATCTATCTAACACGTCAAGTCTGAAAGTGGGCATCACGCGTCATACCCAAATTCCAACCCGTTGGATTGACCAAGGTGCAACTCAAGGTTTACCGATCTTCAAAGTGAAAACGCGCCATATCTCTGGCTTGATTGAAATCGAGTTAGCAAAACACATTGCCGATAAGACGAACTGGCGAACTCTACTGAAAGGCGATGGTGACCCAATTGAGTTGCAAGATCGCTTTGCAGAACTGCTGCCATTGGTGGAAGATAAAATAGCTGAGATCAAACAGCAGTATGGCGATGACGCAATTGAAGTGTTAAGCGAAAACATCACTTCCCTAAGCTACCCGGTTCAGCAGCATCCGACTAAAATCACCTCACACAACTTCGATAAAAACCCAGTTGTAACGGGTACATTGCAAGGCATTAAAGGCCAATACCTGATCTTTGATACTGGCGTGATCAACGTGCGTAAGTTCACTTCTTATGAAGTTGAAGTGAGCGAATAAGCTCTCGGCTCATTGAACAAACGAAACGAAAAAGCTCGAGCACTTGGCTCGAGCTTTAGTTTTTTAGTGGTCTTCGATTCTTACGCATCGAGGATATTTTCTAACACATCAAACAACATGTCGATCTCAGCCGTAGTGTTGTAATGCATACAACCAATACGAACGACACCACCCGACTCTTCTAACCCTAATTGCCGAACCAAACCGAGTGCATAGAAGTGCCCATTCCAAACACAGATATTGTGCTCACCGAGTGTTTTAGCGATGAAATCTGGAGAGTACTTATCAAACGTCAGCGCAAAAGTTGGTGTTCTCAGTTGGCTACTTTCGTCATTGATGCCATATAACTTCACACCATCTAGCGCACTTAAACGTTGTAAGAAATGCTCGCTCAGATGCTGCTCATGCTCATTGTATAAAGCATAACTCTGCTCTAAACGTTGACGAAGAGACACATTCGTATCACCAAACTGTGCTAGATACTCCA from Vibrio hyugaensis includes:
- a CDS encoding GGDEF domain-containing protein, whose protein sequence is MKWIHKLIFALSICTISLVALYSLLGDTRKLVVTPDQFDIYATTDASAGGLSDSKISYEDQSLVLDCDLKKSKYAWPYCGISVYTDVLEATKGLDLSSYHTIRLKLRYEQAGDGKNQSKELRLYLRNYNSAYSKPDDEYTIKYNGMQFSPSNFTEVIEIPIENLQVMTWWLNDNNVSIEHSAPEFANITRIDLATGAGAGLGKHKIVIDKIEFEGAYIKQSTLLFALLFSWMALGLAFSLNELRKNKVAYDRAKKRHRHLERMNSTLRAQNYEFAELAHRDALTGAMNRHAVQSWLEQQARQVRWGRDSFSILYMDLDKFKRVNDKYGHQMGDDILREFVMVIASSIHADDRLVRWGGEEFVVFCPNTNIEQAVKKAEIVRQNVEKHLWVHGEPLTCSIGVAQMQNERVSETMARADEVLYMAKRNGRNRIEVNYGMQKQPEINTPD
- a CDS encoding DUF2797 domain-containing protein, coding for MSIIAKGTLNKMRASLDGAVSYRLPVGEEEIDLSPFLGQALTLTHTGNIFCSSCGKKTKKSYSQGHCFVCMKKLASCDMCIMKPETCHYEQGTCREPQWGEENCMVDHFVYLSNTSSLKVGITRHTQIPTRWIDQGATQGLPIFKVKTRHISGLIEIELAKHIADKTNWRTLLKGDGDPIELQDRFAELLPLVEDKIAEIKQQYGDDAIEVLSENITSLSYPVQQHPTKITSHNFDKNPVVTGTLQGIKGQYLIFDTGVINVRKFTSYEVEVSE